A portion of the Rhizoctonia solani chromosome 6, complete sequence genome contains these proteins:
- a CDS encoding NADH:flavin oxidoreductase/NADH oxidase has protein sequence MSTQAVVVPKLFQPLQIGDITLQHRVILAPLTRFRANKEHVHQDIAAEYYEQRAEVPGTLLITEATFIAAEAGGYNNVPGIWSDEQIQAWKNVVDRVHAKGSYIYLQLWAIGRAAEPDVIHAEGYPYVSSSPTLLEGRSEVPQELTKEDIKRYVGLYVQAAKNAVHKAGFDGVEIHAANGYLPEQFLQDTCNQRTDEYGGSIENRARFVLEITDAVVEAVGVKKTGIRFSPWSRMRMKDPIPTFSYVLRELLKRHPDLAYVHFVESVVAGDGDADPVHQLQAESNDFAREIWGSRPFFIAGGFKLNTALEVVEKYEQTAVAFGRLFIANPDLPARLQQDLPLNAYNRATFYTPGAVGYTDYPKAQKVAIAQKVEA, from the exons ATGTCAACTCAAGCTGTGGTTGTCCCCAAACTATTCCAGCCCCTTCAGATCGGAGATATTACCCTTCAGCACAGAGTTATTCTAGCTCCCCTCACCCGATTTCGCGCTAATAAGGAACACGTACACCAAGATATCGCGGCAGAGTACTACGAACAGCGCGCCGAGGTCCCTGGTACTCTGCTGATTACCGAAGCTACGTTTATCGCTGCCGAAGCTGGAGGGTACAATAACGTACCAGGAATATGGAGTGATGAACAAATCCAGGCATGGAAGAAT GTAGTGGATCGTGTTCATGCCAAGGGATCGTACATCTATCTTCAACTGTGGGCCATTGGTCGTGCTGCTGAGCCGGACGTCATCCACGCCGAAGGATATCCTTATGTCTCTTCTTCGCCTACTCTATTAGAAGGACGTTCCGAGGTTCCCCAAGAACTGACCAAGGAGGATATCAAGAGATACGTTGGGTTGTATGTTCAGGCGGCCAAGAACGCGGTTCACAAAGCTGGGTTCGACGGAGTCGAAATTCATGCCGCCAA CGGATACCTGCCCGAGCAATTCCTTCAAGACACCTGCAATCAGCGGACCGACGAGTACGGCGGCTCCATTGAAAACCGTGCTCGCTTCGTTCTTGAAATCACTGATGCAGTAGTGGAGGCTGTTGGAGTAAAGAAAACTGGCATTCGGTTTTCACCGTGGAGTC GGATGCGTATGAAAGATCCAATTCCAACATTCTCTTATGTTCTTCGTGAACTTTTGAAGCGTCATCCAGACTTGGCATATGTCCATTTTGTTGAATCTGTTGTAGCAGGTGATGGTGATGCCGATCCAGTGCACCAATTACAG GCCGAATCCAACGATTTCGCCCGGGAGATTTGGGGGAGCCGGCCGTTCTTTATTGCCGGAGGGTTCAAATTGAACACGGCGCTAGAGGTGGTTGAAAAGTACGAGCAGACCGCCGTTGCATTTGGACGACTTTTTATTGCCAAT CCCGACCTCCCTGCCAGGTTGCAGCAAGACCTGCCCCTCAACGCATATAACCGCGCGACCTTTTATACCCCCGGGGCAGTTGGGTACACTGATTACCCCAAAGCTCAGAAGGTGGCCATAGCCCAGAAAGTCGAAGCGTGA
- a CDS encoding ribonuclease P protein subunit p30, translating to MFIDLNVPFAPSGFNSNTQTVTKQKQKQKQKGNSSEAPVINAPTLSSNDLDLINSRLDVISHLGYTVVALNYTVYGKIDPATHVNPLLAVPPRKDLVVLRRLTIILDESSEKGFGLSTQHAPHLASYDIIALQPTTPNTFSLACLSHTQPSPTTAHIICIDAASATPQLPFRMKPSMIRTAIRNGGVFEISYAGALASDESARRNWWSGAREIARATKGKGILLSGGAQAICDLRAPMDAVNLVSVLGLNQNTARNAMSTDAKSLITRASTRQTYRAVLSAPVLIDAPTEAHTTPTVDSTPTPPAPGNSSKRVRESEDVVAHTSDAGTSEPSEPPQARPPKRSKGRGAKA from the exons ATGTTTATCGACCTAAACGTACCATTTGCTCCATCAGGATTCAACTCTAATACTCAAACCGTGAcgaaacaaaaacaaaagcaGAAGCAGAAAGGAAACAGTTCTGAAGCACCGGTAATAAATGCACCAACTTTGTCCAGCAACGATCTTGACCTGATTAATTCCCGCTTGGATGTCATCTCTCATC TCGGATATACCGTCGTCGCCTTGAATTATACTGTTTATGGAAAAATTGACCCAGCCACACACGTCAATCCACTATTGGCGGTTCCTCCTCGCAAGGACCTCGTTGTCCTCCGTCGACTTACTATTATCCTAGACGAATCAAGCGAAAAGGGGTTTGGTCTTTCCACACAACATGCGCCCCATCTCGCTTCCTACGACATCATAGCACTTCAGCCAACCACCCCAAATACTTTCTCGTTGGCATGTCTTAGCCATACACAACCATCTCCTACAACCGCTCATATCATCTGCATTGATGCTGCATCGGCCACTCCTCAGCTGCCCTTTCGAATGAAGCCCTCTATGATACGGACTGCCATTCGCAACGGCGGTGTGTTTGAGATATCCTATGCGGGTGCTCTCGCCTCTGATGAATCGGCACGACGAAATTGGTGGTCGGGTGCCAGAGAGATCGCAAGAGCTACCAAGGGAAAAGGAATACTTTTATCGGGTGGAGCTCAAGCGATTTGTGATTTGCGTGCGCCGATGGATGCGGTTAATCT TGTCTCAGTTCTCGGCCTGAACCAAAATACAGCCAGGAATGCGATGAGCACCGACGCGAAATCTTTAATCACTCGTGCAA GTACACGGCAAACATACCGGGCCGTCCTCTCTGCCCCAGTACTTATCGACGCCCCCACAGAGGCCCATACCACTCCCACCGTAGACTCGACGCCCACTCCGCCCGCCCCGGGTAACTCCTCAAAACGGGTTCGAGAATCCGAGGATGTTGTAGCACACACTTCGGACGCTGGAACGTCCGAGCCGTCCGAGCCTCCACAAGCCCGACCTCCCAAGCGCTCCAAAGGCCGTGGTGCGAAAGCGTGA